From Macaca mulatta isolate MMU2019108-1 chromosome 1, T2T-MMU8v2.0, whole genome shotgun sequence, the proteins below share one genomic window:
- the PRDX6 gene encoding peroxiredoxin-6 produces the protein MPGGLLLGDEAPNFEANTTVGRIRFHDFLGDSWGILFSHPRDFTPVCTTELGRAAKLAPEFAKRNVKLIALSIDSVEDHLAWSKDINAYNCEEPTEKLPFPIIDDKNRDLAILLGMLDPAEKDEKGMPVTARVVFVFGPDKKLKLSILYPATTGRNFDEILRVVISLQLTAEKRVATPVDWKDGDSVMVLPTIPEEEAKKLFPKGVFTKELPSGKKYLRYTPQP, from the exons ATGCCCGGAGGTCTGCTTCTCGGGGACGAGGCTCCCAACTTTGAGGCCAATACCACCGTCGGCCGCATCCGTTTCCACGACTTTCTGGGAGACTC atGGGGCATTCTCTTCTCCCACCCTCGGGACTTTACCCCAGTGTGCACCACAGAGCTCGGCAGAGCTGCAAAGCTGGCACCAGAATTTGCCAAGAGGAATGTTAAGTTGATTGCCCTTTCAATAGACAGTGTTGAGGACCATCTTGCCTGGAGCAAG GATATCAATGCTTACAACTGTGAAGAGCCCACAGAAAAGTTACCTTTTCCCATCATCGATGATAAGAATCGGGACCTTGCCATCCTGTTGGGCATGCTGGATCCAGCAGAGAAGGATGAAAAGGGCATGCCTGTGACAGCTCGTGTG GTGTTTGTTTTTGGTCCTGATAAGAAGCTGAAGCTGTCTATCCTCTACCCAGCTACCACGGGCAGGAACTTTGATGAGATTCTCAGGGTAGTCATCTCTCTCCAGCTGACGGCAGAAAAAAGGGTTGCCACCCCAGTTGATTGGAAg GATGGGGATAGCGTGATGGTCCTTCCAACCATCCCCGAAGAAGAAGCCAAAAAACTTTTCCCGAAAGGAGTCTTCACCAAAGAGCTCCCATCTGGCAAGAAATATCTCCGCTACACACCCCAGCCTTAA